From the genome of Nitrospirae bacterium CG2_30_53_67:
CTGCAGGATTCTTATTTCTTAAAAAACAGCGAAAAAACTGGAAAACCACTTTTTTCTGAGATACAATTTGAAACCTTTACCGGATGTATAACTTTATGGGCAAAACCTCTTTCGATGAAACGGTTTATTTATAAAACAGAAGTTACCGTAGGATTAATCGTAGGGGCGATCCTGACCCTGGCCATCTCCGGTTCAATCGATCTCTTTCTCCCTCTCAAATCCGGGGGGTGGTCAGAGGCCGTCCGGAAGAGCATCCATGCCTTTCTCGGCCCTCCATGGGAGAATCTTCTCCCCGTTCAAATCGCCTTCGGCGCCATAGCAATCTTCATCATCACCGGCCTGGGCGCCCTGATCGGGGCCTTGTTCGCTTTAATGCTCTCAGGATTTTTCAGGAAGATGTTCCATCTATTGGAGAAACACGAAGATGAATAAATGCCCAGGCGGCAGCTTATATCACGTCTGATTCCGAGCCATGGGGTTCGGTATCATGACCGCCTATCTTAGGCCCTTACGGGGCCTTCCTGCCGGGATGCACCAGGGGAACGAAGCGGACCGGGAGGAGGGTTTCTCTCTCTGTTCCGGTCGGCGTCTTGGTGATCCGGATCAGGTACTGGATGAAATCCGAGCCGCCCACTGGGATGCAGAGCCGTCCCCCCACTTTGAGCTGGTCGATGAGCGGCTGAGGGATCTCCCCGGCAGCGGCCGTGACCATGATCGCGTCGAAGGGCGCCTTGTCCGGCCAACCCAGGTAACCGTCGCCGATACGACAGGTGATGTTCCTGTATCCCAATTCCTCAAGCCGGCTCCTTGCCTTTTCACCCAGATCCGGGATCAACTCGATGGTATAGACCTCCCGCACGATCTCAGCAAGCACTGCGGCCTGGTACCCCGAACCGGTCCCCACCTCAAGGACCCGGTCATCAGGGGACAGTTCCAGGACCTCGGTCATGAAGGCCACGATGTAGGGCTGGGAGATGGTCTGTCCCATCCCGATGGGGAGCGGTCCATCTGCGTAAGCAAGATACCGATAGGCCGGAGACACGAAGAGATGTCTCGGGACATTGGACATGGCCCTGAGGACCCTCTCGTCCCTGATCCCGCTGCCGAGGATCTGCTCCTGCACCATCCTTTTTCTGGCCTCGGCATACTCCCCGGATAGGCCATGTCTCTTGATCTTCTGGTTGATGGGCGACCCGCCCAAGCCGGCAAAAAGGAAGAAAAAAAATAGAGGGAAAAAACCCAGATACCTCATAACGATTCCCCCCTTCCGTTATCTTGTATCATAATGAATTTACCGCAGAAATGCGGGGATGGCAAGGAGGAGAGAAGGGGTCGGACCCTCTGAACAGGGCCCGACCTTTTTTGATTGACTTGATTTAGGATAACGAGCGTTTGCGTGCGAGGCCGATCAGCCCGATAAGCCCGCTCCTGATCAGGAAGAGAGACGAGGGCTCGGGCACCGGAGTCATCACCTGCGATCTGAAACGCTCCATACCGGTGGTGCTTCCCGAATAGCCAGCCAGTGAGCCGCCGGGCGCGCCGACGAAATCAATCCGATAGGTGATGTCGAAGAAACTATCTACAGCCCAGTTGCCGCCCGTCTGTGTCAGGGTGTTGTGGCCGGGACTCGGCATGCCGAAACCTGTTCCACCACTGATCCGCAATAAGTCAAAGTCGGGATCGCCGAGAATCTGGCCTTGCAAATATGTTGCGTCGCTGTTAAACGATTGTACAGCCAGACCGGGTGTGCGGGGGTCGTTATGTACCACCATGAACATGGGGATGGTGAGTATGGTGCTGAACCCGGACAGGCTGCCCGTTCCGGTCAGCGAGAGCGATAACATTTCCGTGTGGCATCCGGTTGCAGGGTGGTGGGCAGGCGCCAGCCACTGAACCCGCCCACGGTCAGGCCTGACGCCCAAGCGTTGGCTTGTGACCAGTCCATGAAGCCGTTAGCGTTGGCATTCGCCAGCCAGGTAATGTTGAGGTCGGTGTCGTAGACGGCCAGGCCGCCCAGGCGCGAAACCAGCGCTGCATTGGCCGCGCCCGAAACCCCCAGAATGATAATAATTAACAGTACTTGAACGCGTTTAATCATGACTTTTCCTCCTATTGGCTTTTAATCCGGCGTGAATCATAGCCCATCTATGATTGTCTGCCGGATGACATATTCTCCTTACATATCCGGATGTTGGGCAACCCTTTCGCCGGATGCCCCTCTATAGGATTGCCTGATTAAAACAAGTAACCTTTCCGCTATGATCAAAAAGATTATTCTGATCAAATAGATTGCCTATTTTAATGGTATAGTGGTTTTTTGCGGGCAAAAGTCACAAATTTTATGTTTAAAGCGCTTGACAATGAGTTTAGGATATGCTAATTTCTCCATACTTTATAAGATATGTCCCTTGTCAAGGGGCGCATATCGTGATTTAGAGGAGGGAAGAAAGCGTGCTCGGGCTTTCTCTATATCAGATACTTCCAGCCGTATTCCTCATCTTATTTCTCATGTGGATTCTGAACCTTCTTTTGTACCGCCCCATGCTGAAAAACATGGATCAGCGCAAGGAGATCATTGATGGGGCCGTCCGGGATGCAAAACATGCCGACCAGAAGTTGAAACAATTGCAGGAGGAATACGAGCAGGCCCTTCAGCAGGCCAGGAGGGATGCCAAGAACATATATAACAAGATTCACGAGGAGGCTTCCGCCGAAGAAAAGGAGATCCTGCAACAGGCCCGATTGAAGGCTGAAAAACTCATGGCAAAGGCCATGACCGACCTGGAAAAGGATTTCGACTCTGCAAAAGAAGAGCTTCGGTCCTATGTAGAATCCTTATCCCGCGAGATATGCGTGAAGATCTTGGGAAGGGCTTTGTGATGATCGTTTTAAAATCTACTGCATCTGGACATTCCATGTTCAGGAGGGTACAGAACATCCTTCTTCCGATCTTGCTTCTGCTGGCGGTTTCCGGTTTGGCGGCAGCTTCGGGAGGAGAGGGAGGCCATGAGGAATTCCCATCCATCTTCTCTACGGCTATGCTCTGGCGGGTCATCAACTTTGCAGTGCTTTTTGGTTTTCTTTATAAGGTGACGTCCGGCCCTGTCCGCAATTTCATGGCCGCCCGCAGCGGGCAGATCCAGTCCGCTCTGGAACAAGCCAAGCAAAGCAAGGAGGATGCCGAGGCGAGGTACAAAGAAATCACAGGGCGTCTGGCGGGCCGGGACCAGGAATTTGAAGAGATCCGCAGAACCGCTGTCGCCAATGCAGAAAAACTCAAGGAGCGCATCATGGAGGAGGCGCATGAAAAGGTGAATAAAATAGAAGAGAAGGCCAGAGAGTCCATCCGGCAGGAGATCAAGAAAGCAAAAGAAAGCCTGAAGCAGGAAGCGGTGGATCTGGCCCTGAAACTTTCCGAAGAGAGGCTTTTAAAAGAGATCTCATCGAGCGATCATAAACGATTTGTTGCCTCGTATTTAAACGAGATGAAGGGTTAAGGAGGATCGGTTCTCTTGAGTGACGCAGTCGTTTGCAGAAGATACGCCAAGGCCCTGGCCGACCTCGCGGTCGAGGAAGGGTCGGTCGATCAGATGGTGCAAAACCTCGGTAAAACCGTCCGGATGATCGTTGAGAACAGAAAATTAAAGAACTTCCTGTTTAACCCGGTATCTAAGAAGGAGAACAAACAGAAGCTTATAGACGAGGTTTCCGCTGAATTGAAAATCAGCGGGCTTCTTAAAAAGTTTTTGAACCTTCTGGCCAGGAACGACCGGCTTCCTCAGATCGAGGGAATCTATAGGGAACTTGTCCATTTTGCAGACCAGATCGGAAACCGGGCCGAGGCGGAGGTGATGACGCCCGTTGCCCTTGCCGATGAAGACAAGGAGAGGCTCAGGTCCAAGTTGGAGGGTATGACGGGAAAGCATATCTATCTGAAGCTGAAGGAGGACCCCCGGTTGATCGGAGGGATCATTACCAGAATCGGAAGCGTGGTCTATGATGGAAGCATCAGGTCGCAAATGGCGAAACTTAAGGAACA
Proteins encoded in this window:
- a CDS encoding protein-L-isoaspartate O-methyltransferase gives rise to the protein MNQKIKRHGLSGEYAEARKRMVQEQILGSGIRDERVLRAMSNVPRHLFVSPAYRYLAYADGPLPIGMGQTISQPYIVAFMTEVLELSPDDRVLEVGTGSGYQAAVLAEIVREVYTIELIPDLGEKARSRLEELGYRNITCRIGDGYLGWPDKAPFDAIMVTAAAGEIPQPLIDQLKVGGRLCIPVGGSDFIQYLIRITKTPTGTERETLLPVRFVPLVHPGRKAP
- a CDS encoding ATP synthase F0 subunit B, yielding MFRRVQNILLPILLLLAVSGLAAASGGEGGHEEFPSIFSTAMLWRVINFAVLFGFLYKVTSGPVRNFMAARSGQIQSALEQAKQSKEDAEARYKEITGRLAGRDQEFEEIRRTAVANAEKLKERIMEEAHEKVNKIEEKARESIRQEIKKAKESLKQEAVDLALKLSEERLLKEISSSDHKRFVASYLNEMKG
- a CDS encoding ATP synthase F1 subunit delta; protein product: MSDAVVCRRYAKALADLAVEEGSVDQMVQNLGKTVRMIVENRKLKNFLFNPVSKKENKQKLIDEVSAELKISGLLKKFLNLLARNDRLPQIEGIYRELVHFADQIGNRAEAEVMTPVALADEDKERLRSKLEGMTGKHIYLKLKEDPRLIGGIITRIGSVVYDGSIRSQMAKLKEQITKG
- a CDS encoding ATP synthase F0 subunit B, producing the protein MLGLSLYQILPAVFLILFLMWILNLLLYRPMLKNMDQRKEIIDGAVRDAKHADQKLKQLQEEYEQALQQARRDAKNIYNKIHEEASAEEKEILQQARLKAEKLMAKAMTDLEKDFDSAKEELRSYVESLSREICVKILGRAL